In a single window of the Drosophila subpulchrella strain 33 F10 #4 breed RU33 chromosome X, RU_Dsub_v1.1 Primary Assembly, whole genome shotgun sequence genome:
- the LOC119558219 gene encoding mucin-12 isoform X2 has protein sequence MDTSNASAKSKTSASGGSSINGLGTQIKHISSQDIGSTSVSVQDEKSESSSSSSSSSSSPQSTLHPVVGQHQNPTLNQNHNLNPNQSQNQNQNPSQSQSISKGSTTALAVLHLPPPTATALVQASANIPDLGSMPRARPSFVSNSTSTTSSSTTTSTSTSTTDGGKPMAVAAIPPESISISEPTCCPPASAVNSMTSACDFDSDTELSIVAAAAAVSAASAGIDSRSPSSPPPAPASALMPSLNSSAGGGGAATMAGNQAGFGTGSGALVGNTNGHSNTSSSSTHLSLNAKQQRQQKRRRERAQRLQAERDSRCNASSLGGTFIAGSSVGAGSAMSATNGSQGGAGVGGGVGPGGGLVTPSGGGSSAMAMGNGSAAGPGNNNGMIYHINSAGSMGEDSNNSNGNFTSSSNGSNNLLPPTDSIASLLLNPPHSPECNTGLMATPSDSEGESLDEDLLSTSSSSTLLLPRDKPPPRPPPPVRRKLPRSPVLEEEIIDGFAILEFKTYEDLEFAIKLGQKRKEKRLSALDELTCTYSIEEMKIPKVIDTGQSQPLRVTSLSTLTVNNNNLNLKDNPQPLHRAGNVMGSNNNVNNNNNNNSNNNNNNSIASNGPNANSNSNSNSMANVVYLLPSVNIGNVLEAETEPRDHWRSEYGQQQDQLQSDNSAVNSKSNNLSDDNQMSNSNSNNTSSSHQINHTNQASKQPAEGSSNAAAKIQVNSSAVSSSTRFLENDNDSLMLDISLPPLGVGGAVSSSSSSSHSHDHIDVGMIHASCTGGDAKKSHNSPATSSSTVDQLHVTKTLPTHTHQLNNLISSDLTAAAAASANNNHLGVCKLGGSQSAQVVKKSNGLENMETVTTSATCRSLEIQESPSVPAQSFGPSSSIKKENEQSDLLNDASINCSSNSKGNNICDNVSNDKKNSEQIFDIDNPPTPMNVSNTSSCQDRSTSRKLSDLPHLKKKSAACGDGGTTFSGVPFAPSMGTVTAGTSETPDGSKALNIKNTSESSSQGKAALHVGASVSASSATAGESGNRELGMLQKSTPEKTLYPSMCVPPSVSAVQFPNVGLSAGNEKCVSTVASDIDQKIMFNAKTTVSNGLSSGVQRSMVPLLSAAPSPAAVTLASPFGAHMTTPNAAGLSILSSASSVILASSIKSNDNFSRSNSSSSNNNGSSNGQGQLPSSVVGLPSTPEIAKNNSAPTSSPTNPIVNGFLSVYPPASNATSSAVTTSTLPRVSPNASNKLVPPPVVSTSISINPNYVGIPSGGATSTSGMGKVVFGAGGNAIVGTGSPLLFPGAPPAPISHVATGVPMIIQAPPYRAPYGNYPLYAPYSGLTHGSYLPPVLPVAASNIPPPAQHRSSDSRNSRESPAAMKANPSNMAMSVSMTPNLRSITPLNNSCAISSGASQPVVTVVPSVANSSQALSLSNPHISHSHHVPVYATGAFSSAAAGTTGPNSGLSTLAVTSLSSSAAPQSHFPQSQQMLSQSGNFSSVSHMLATHSMPSQNQPLVRCGNTLYSSASAAASNFSPSVLAVQSLTTAVTSSSSSPSTSSASSSVIQKVISPKGESPCNKDRDPSYSTNMRSHGASTILPPVVSQGMSMGSSFCGIAPGQYGGTGTPVLSSSSSMPPGLGNLSYSSKAALWLNSPANAVVTTCAPSTPIVSSGSARPTPPLSNCSSMGIGMVNAASTARSSCNAISPLSIPATAGIHVSSTNPSFQSSSNYFPAPLAPPPSSPSPATSSAAIISSSASQFPAVSHSMSSIVTTAGATTTTASSMSQPTVAAISNPVTNAPHPFSAESLFQPSKNDQADLLRRELDSRFLDRSGLAVTPTPPSSTYLRTDLQHQQHAHLHQHPQLLPPVSASSTPLTAVQPSSGQIFPPPLFKDISKMSSVDPQFYRTGMGLPTGGYSGYTSAGLLHSGLGGPTPFMPPNHLTSFAPKKTGRWNAMHVRIAWEIYYHQNKQSSEKTGFPTASSNASSISAPIPPGNLISGGGGMPSGANTPVNNVAAIPAVGGGVLVSNGPGSVLGMKTTPNMGLNTPPQHILHRANEMPPSAAFASSLPGRLAFEASPLAASFIGAPPSHIAVSPFGRYVTPFGFTGLTHFGGHLDSWRTNAMQRSVAYHPSSAAASPNWPVKTDPGLDNARREAEERERELRDREQRERDRQRREREERERKEKEEKLKREQQERERERERDRKERERERREIERREMERERMQQQQRINESNKQAAIQAAAASAAPVRDRSPHRNVGEMNTEIRIKEEHPRTKDEQDVMLLRASAAAVGVGDPRYHSSSLAAAQANAAAAAAHHHHANFMAASRHGLAPPPSHLTRTMMPPTLSVGHFGGPAPPGWGIDPYRDPYPILRYNPIMEAALRHEAEERQKAINIYAAQSAAHLRSKEPSPIPPSVGSLGPPPPHHRMQIVSGGVVQSSGVQQPGPPNQQQQQQHSGGPAMGKNPGPPAPGSIPVQHMISVDSMGQQSVTTKKEADHTMGIVSNAGGVGLSSVPGGVIGISPVSSVAPSR, from the exons TGCAACCATGGCCGGCAACCAGGCGGGCTTTGGAACGGGATCAGGAGCCTTGGTGGGGAACACCAATGGCCACAGCAACACCTCCAGCAGCAGCACTCACCTGAGTCTGAATGCCAAGCAGCAGCGCCAGCAGAAACGACGGAGGGAACGGGCCCAGCGTTTGCAGGCGGAGCGCGACAGTCGATGTAATGCCAGCTCGCTGGGCGGCACCTTCATTGCCGGCTCCTCTGTGGGTGCCGGCAGTGCCATGAGTGCAACCAATGGGAGTCAAGGAGGAGCAGGAGTTGGAGGCGGAGTGGGACCAGGTGGAGGCCTCGTCACGCCCAGTGGCGGCGGATCATCGGCGATGGCAATGGGCAATGGATCGGCGGCAGGACCCGGCAACAACAATGGCATGATATACCACATCAATAGCGCTGGCAGCATGGGCGAGGATAGCAACAATTCGAATGGCAACttcaccagcagcagcaatggGAGCAACAACCTGCTGCCGCCCACAGATAGTATTGCATCTCTGCTTCTAAATCCACCACATTCCCCCGAGTGCAACACGGGCCTGATGGCCACGCCCAGCGATAGCGAGGGCGAGTCCCTGGACGAGGATCTGCTCTCGACCTCGTCCTCGTCGACGCTGCTCCTGCCGCGGGACAAGCCACCGCCTCGGCCACCACCTCCGGTGCGAAGAAAGCTGCCGCGATCTCCGGTGCTCGAGGAGGAGATCATCGATGGCTTCGCTATTCTGGAGTTTAAGACATACGAGGATCTTGAG TTTGCCATCAAATTGGGACAAAAACGCAAGGAGAAACGACTTTCGGCACTGGACGAGCTAACCTGTACCTACAGCATAGAGGAAATGAAAATTCCAAAGGTTATCGATACGGGTCAATCGCAACCTTTGCGTGTCACCAGCCTTTCCACACTCACGGTTAACAACAACAATCTGAATCTTAAGGATAACCCCCAGCCTCTTCATCGTGCCGGCAATGTCAtgggcagcaacaacaacgttaacaacaacaacaataataatagtaataataataataacaacagcATAGCCAGCAATGGACCCAATGCGAATAGCAATAGCAATAGCAATAGTATGGCCAATGTGGTCTATCTGCTGCCCTCGGTGAACATTGGCAATGTTTTGGAGGCCGAAACGGAGCCCCGAGATCACTGGCGATCCGAGTACGGGCAGCAGCAGGATCAATTGCAGTCGGACAATAGCGCGGTGAACAGTAAAAGTAATAACCTTAGTGATGATAATCAAAtgagcaacagcaacagcaacaacactAGCAGTAGTCACCAAATAAATCACACCAACCAAGCGAGCAAACAGCCAGCGGAAGGAAGCAGCAATGCAGCAGCGAAAATCCAAGTAAACAGCAGTGCAGTGAGCAGCAGTACAAGATTTTTGGAGAACGACAACGATTCACTTATGCTGGATATCAGCCTGCCACCGCTGGGCGTTGGTGGCGCcgtatcatcatcatcatcatcatcgcacAGTCATGATCATATTGACGTTGGTATGATTCACGCCAGTTGTACTGGCGGCGATGCCAAAAAATCTCACAATTCCCCCGCCACAAGTAGTAGCACCGTTGACCAATTACATGTGACCAAAACGCTGCCCACGCACACGCACCAGCTCAATAATCTAATATCAAGTGATCTTACTGCTGCCGCAGCCGCCAGCGCAAACAATAACCACCTGGGTGTATGCAAACTGGGTGGATCGCAATCAGCGCAGGTCGTTAAA AAATCGAATGGTTTGGAGAACATGGAAACCGTGACGACATCGGCGACCTGTCGCTCTCTGGAAATCCAGGAATCACCAAGCGTTCCCGCGCAATCCTTTGGGCCCAGCAGCAGTATAAAGAAGGAGAACGAGCAAAGTGATCTTTTGAATGAC GCTTCTATTAATTgtagcagcaacagcaaaggAAATAATATC TGTGATAATGTCAGCAATGATAAAAAG AATTCTGAACAAATATTTGATATTGATAACCCCCCAACGCCCATGAATGTTTCAAATACTTCTTCGTGTCAGGATCGATCGACTTCCCGCAAGCTATCCGACCTGCCGCACCTGAAGAAAAAGAGTGCGGCGTGTGGAGATGGTGGCACAACCTTTTCGGGAGTACCTTTTGCACCGTCGATGGGCACGGTGACGGCAGGAACTTCAGAAACTCCGGATGGAAGTAAAGctttaaacataaaaaacacaTCGGAGAGCAGTTCACAAGGCAAGGCAGCGTTGCATGTGGGTGCTTCTGTCTCCGCATCCTCGGCGACGGCGGGGGAATCTGGGAACCGGGAGCTGGGCATGCTGCAGAAATCCACGCCCGAGAAGACGCTCTATCCCAGCATGTGCGTGCCGCCCTCTGTTTCGGCAGTGCAG TTTCCCAACGTTGGACTATCGGCTGGAAATGAGAAATGTGTGTCAACGGTTGCATCCGACATTGATCAAAAGATTATGTTCAACGCCAAGACAACAGTTTCAAACGGCTTGTCATCGGGGGTGCAACGGTCAATGGTTCCATTACTATCTGCTGCGCCATCGCCGGCTGCGGTTACACTAGCCAGTCCGTTTGGCGCACACATGACCACACCGAATGCCGCCGGACTTTCCATCTTGAGTTCGGCCTCCAGTGTGATTCTGGCGAGCAGTATAAAATCAAATGATAACTTCTCACGAAGTaatagcagcagcagcaacaataatGGCAGTTCGAATGGCCAGGGACAGTTGCCGTCGTCCGTCGTGGGATTGCCGAGCACGCCAGAGATTGCGAAAAACAATTCAGCACCAACCTCCTCACCAACCAATCCCATAGTCAATGGCTTCCTTAGTGTTTATCCGCCTGCCAGCAATGCGACTTCGTCTGCAGTCACGACCAGTACATTGCCGCGTGTCTCGCCCAATGCCAGCAATAAATTAGTGCCGCCACCGGTGGTCTCCACATCCATTTCGATTAACCCAAACTATGTGGGAATCCCATCTGGTGGAGCGACATCAACGTCCGGCATGGGAAAGGTGGTCTTCGGCGCCGGCGGGAATGCCATTGTGGGCACAGGATCTCCGCTGCTTTTTCCCGGCGCACCACCTGCTCCCATCTCGCATGTGGCCACGGGCGTGCCCATGATCATCCAAGCGCCGCCATACCGAGCACCATATGGGAATTATCCCCTCTATGCTCCTTATAGCGGCCTTACGCACGGGTCGTACCTGCCTCCAGTGCTGCCGGTTGCCGCGTCCAACATACCGCCTCCTGCCCAGCACCGAAGCTCGGATAGCCGGAACAGCCGGGAATCGCCGGCTGCGATGAAGGCGAACCCATCGAACATGGCGATGAGTGTCTCGATGACACCCAACCTGCGATCCATAACGCCACTCAATAATAGCTGTGCAATTTCCAGCGGCGCATCGCAACCCGTTGTGACGGTCGTTCCTTCGGTGGCGAACTCATCTCAAGCCCTCTCGCTAAGCAATCCACATATATCTCATTCCCATCATGTGCCTGTCTACGCCACCGGTGCATTTTCCTCCGCGGCAGCCGGGACAACTGGCCCGAACTCCGGACTATCCACTCTGGCGGTGACCTCGCTCTCAAGTTCGGCTGCCCCGCAATCGCACTTCCCGCAGTCCCAGCAGATGCTCTCACAGAGTGGCAACTTCTCGTCTGTCTCGCATATGCTGGCGACGCACTCGATGCCATCGCAGAATCAACCTTTGGTGCGTTGCGGGAATACACTGTATTCATCTGCATCCGCCGCTGCCTCCAACTTTAGTCCCTCGGTTCTCGCCGTTCAAAGTTTAACGACAGCGGTCACGTCGAGCTCCTCATCGCCATCAACATCATCAGCGTCATCATCTGTGATCCAGAAGGTTATTTCCCCCAAGGGAGAGAGCCCTTGCAACAAAGATCGGGATCCCAGTTACAG TACAAATATGCGGTCCCACGGTGCATCAACAATACTGCCTCCTGTCGTTTCGCAGGGCATGAGCATGGGATCCTCATTTTGCGGTATTGCCCCAGGTCAATATGGAGGTACAGGTACCCCAGTTTTATCCTCGAGTTCTTCAATGCCGCCAGGACTGGGCAATCTCTCATACTCTTCGAAGGCAGCGCTATGGTTGAA CTCTCCTGCCAACGCAGTGGTAACCACATGTGCTCCCTCTACACCCATCGTATCGAGTGGCAGTGCCCGTCCGACTCCGCCGCTGTCCAACTGCTCGAGCATGGGCATCGGCATGGTGAATGCGGCATCGACGGCGAGAAGTTCTTGCAATGCCATATCGCCTCTATCCATTCCCGCGACCGCTGGCATTCACGTCTCCTCCACAAATCCCTCTTTTCAGTCCTCATCGAACTACTTCCCAGCACCCTTAGCGCCGCCACCATCTTCCCCATCGCCAGCCACCTCTTCCGCGGCCATCATCAGCTCATCCGCTTCGCAATTTCCGGCAGTGTCGCACTCAATGAGCAGCATTGTAACGACGGCGGGAGCCACCACGACCACGGCCTCATCTATGTCACAGCCCACGGTGGCGGCGATATCGAACCCGGTTACAAATGCGCCGCATCCCTTTTCCGCGGAATCGCTTTTTCAGCCAAGTAAAA ATGATCAAGCTGATTTGCTGAGGCGAGAGTTGGATAGCAGATTCCTGGACAGATCTGGCTTAGCTGTTACCCCTACACCGCCATCATCAACGTATTTACGAACCGATCTCCAGCACCAACAGCACGCACATCTCCATCAGCATCCGCAGTTGCTTCCGCCAGTGTCAGCTTCATCAACTCCCCTAACAGCTGTGCAACCGTCTTCTGGACAAATATTTCCCCCGCCATTATTTAAAGATATCTCCAAAATGTCGTCCGTCGATCCTCAGTTCTATCGCACAGGCATGGGATTGCCAACGGGAGGCTACTCAGGATACACCTCGGCTGGCCTTTTGCACAGTGGTTTGGGAgggccaacgcctttcatgccTCCCAACCACCTTACTTCCTTTGCTCCTAAG AAAACTGGTCGTTGGAATGCCATGCATGTTCGAATCGCGTGGGAAATCTATTACCACCAAAACAAGCAGAGCTCTGAAAAGACAGGGTTTCCGACGGCGTCATCGAATGCCTCCTCGATCAGCGCACCAATTCCTCCTGGCAACCTGATCAGCGGAGGCGGCGGTATGCCCAGTGGAGCCAACACGCCGGTGAATAATGTGGCAGCCATCCCGGCGGTTGGCGGCGGTGTCCTGGTGTCCAATGGTCCTGGATCAGTGCTCGGCATGAAGACAACGCCAAATATGGGTCTCAATACTCCGCCACAGCATATTCTTCATCGGGCGAATGAGATGCCGCCGTCGGCAGCGTTTGCCAGCTCTCTGCCAGGTCGATTGGCCTTCGAGGCGTCTCCTCTGGCCGCGAGTTTCATTGGAGCACCCCCTAGTCATATTG CTGTTTCCCCCTTTGGACGCTATGTGACTCCGTTTGGTTTCACAGGGCTAACACATTTCGGTGGCCACTTAGACTCGTGGAG gaCAAATGCAATGCAACGGAGTGTCGCATATCATCCCTCGTCGGCGGCGGCGTCTCCCAACTGGCCGGTAAAGACGGATCCTGGCCTGGACAACGCGCGGCGCGAGGCCGAGGAGCGGGAACGGGAGCTGCGGGATCGCGAGCAGCGGGAACGTGACCGCCAGCGACGTGAGCGGGAGGAGCGTGAGCGCAAGGAAAAGGAGGAGAAGCTGAAGCGCGAACAGCAGGAACGGGAACGGGAACGAGAACGCGATCGCAAGGAGCGCGAGCGTGAACGGAGGGAGATAGAGCGGCGGGAAATGGAGCGGGAGcggatgcagcagcagcagcggatAAACGAGAGCAACAAGCAGGCTGCGATCCAAGCGGCGGCTGCTTCAGCGGCACCCGTACGCGATCGCTCTCCCCATCGGAACGTGGGCGAGATGAACACCGAGATTCGGATCAAGGAGGAGCATCCGCGCACCAAGGACGAGCAGGATGTGATGCTGCTGCGTGCCTCGGCCGCGGCAGTCGGTGTCGGTGATCCGCGCTATCATTCCTCCTCGTTAGCAGCTGCGCAAGCGAATGCAGCTGCAGCGGCGGCCCACCATCATCATGCCAACTTCATGGCAGCCAGTCGACATGGTTTGGCGCCACCGCCTTCGCACCTGACGCGCACCATGATGCCGCCCACCTTGAGTGTGGGGCACTTTGGTGGACCAGCTCCCCCGGGCTGGGGCATCGATCCCTACCGCGATCCCTATCCCATTCTCCGCTACAACCCTATCATGGAGGCTGCTCTGCGACACGAGGCCGAGGAGCGACAGAAGGCGATAAATATCTACGCAGCCCAGTCTGCGGCCCATTTGCGAAGCAAGGAGCCAAGTCCCATTCCCCCTTCGGTTGGTTCTCTGGGCCCACCACCGCCCCACCATCGGATGCAGATAGTATCCGGCGGCGTTGTTCAGTCATCAGGGGTTCAGCAGCCCGGTCCGCCgaatcagcagcagcagcaacagcattCTGGTGGGCCCGCCATGGGCAAGAACCCCGGGCCGCCGGCACCAGGAAGCATTCCAGTCCAGCACATGATTAGCGTCGATTCGATGGGCCAACAGAGTGTCACCACAAAGAAGGAGGCGGACCACACGATGGGCATTGTCTCGAATGCAGGTGGTGTTGGTCTGAGCTCAGTACCTGGCGGTGTAATCGGAATATCTCCAGTGTCATCAGTGGCACCAAGTCGATGA